A stretch of Prunus dulcis chromosome 6, ALMONDv2, whole genome shotgun sequence DNA encodes these proteins:
- the LOC117631937 gene encoding auxin-responsive protein SAUR50, which yields MSTLKIRSKKPDDIRGLVTLRLLIRKLVQKGLSILSARGLHHHNDFDEATVVPEDVKEGHFAVFAVKGKEAERFVVKLESLKNPEFLRLLEEAEEEYGFEQKGALAVPCRPEELHKILENRREKNSSDNNNINLRVIQGC from the coding sequence ATGTCTACACTGAAAATCCGATCAAAGAAACCAGACGACATTCGAGGTCTCGTGACGCTGAGGCTGCTCATTCGGAAGCTTGTGCAGAAGGGTCTCTCCATTTTATCAGCCAGAGGCCTTCATCACCACAATGATTTTGATGAAGCCACAGTGGTGCCAGAAGATGTTAAAGAAGGGCATTTTGCTGTTTTTGCAGTGAAGGGCAAGGAGGCAGAGAGGTTTGTGGTGAAATTAGAGTCCTTGAAAAACCCTGAGTTTTTGAGGTTGCTAGAAGAAGCTGAGGAAGAATATGGATTTGAACAGAAGGGGGCTCTTGCTGTTCCTTGCAGGCCAGAGGAGTTGCATAAGATTTTAGAAAACAGGAGGGAGAAGAATAGCagtgataataataatattaatctTAGAGTTATACAAGGATGCTAG
- the LOC117630124 gene encoding thylakoid lumenal 15.0 kDa protein 2, chloroplastic translates to MAFLHCSSPTSQTTSRLPFTPLITASSHLSSTQKPTQLSNWVSEFRSKSLSLVLSGALTLGLSLSGVGPVEAKVGVNKPELLPKEFSPVIDVAGFLSDGQEKRLAQEIDDIEKDTGFKLRVLAQNYPDTPGLAIKDFWQVDDRTIVFVADPTFGNILNFNVGASVDLDVPRSFWSRLAGKYGNMFYWKEKGEDGAIEAAVVAISSCLKEPVGSDNCSEVK, encoded by the exons ATGGCGTTTCTCCATTGTTCATCTCCCACTTCCCAAACAACCTCACGTCTTCCATTCACGCCACTGATCACTGCGTCCTCTCATCTCTCTTCAACCCAAAAGCCAACACAATTGAGCAACTGGGTCTCGGAGTTTCGGTCCAAGTCTTTAAGTTTAGTGCTCTCAGGGGCTCTCACGCTCGGATTATCTCTCTCAG GAGTAGGACCTGTGGAGGCAAAAGTTGGGGTGAACAAGCCAGAATTGCTTCCCAAAGAGTTCAGTCCTGTAATTGATGTAGCTGGCTTCCTCTCTGATGGTCAG GAGAAAAGACTAGCCCAAGAGATTGATGACATAGAGAAAGATACTGGATTCAAGTTGAGGGTTCTTGCACAGAACTATCCTGATACACCAG GTTTGGCAATTAAAGATTTCTGGCAAGTGGATGATAGAACTATTGTCTTTGTTGCTGATCCCACCTTTG GCAATATACTGAACTTCAACGTGGGGGCTTCCGTTGATCTTGATGTTCCACGTAGCTTTTGGAGCCGTTTGGCCGGGAAATATGGAAATATGTTCTACTGGAAAGAGAAG GGAGAAGACGGAGCGATTGAAGCTGCAGTAGTGGCAATATCTAGCTGTTTGAAAGAACCTGTAGGCTCAGATAATTGCTCTGAGGTAAAATAA
- the LOC117630127 gene encoding uncharacterized protein LOC117630127 yields the protein MEKYFGNAYRGDPGVPHADPERFVNIWIGSAAFSALTWVNPYMWQLSNQFNWHDKAMCFEQYHWKKAMKKGEPYKFKWNQYMDKDLRDSYYFNWPVYFP from the exons atGGAGAAGTATTTTGGGAACGCGTACAGAGGAGACCCGGGGGTCCCACATGCCGACCCGGAACGCTTTGTGAACATATGGATCGGGTCCGCTGCCTTCTCCGCGCTCACTTGGGTCAACCCCTACATGTGGCAGCTCTCCAATCAGTTCAA CTGGCATGACAAAGCAATGTGCTTTGAGCAGTATCACTGGAAGAAGGCCATGAAGAAAGGGGAGCCCTACAAATTTAAG TGGAACCAGTACATGGACAAGGATCTCAGAGATTCCTACTATTTCAACTGGCCTGTTTATTTCCCTTAG